One Lodderomyces beijingensis strain CBS 14171 genome assembly, chromosome: 5 DNA segment encodes these proteins:
- a CDS encoding 60S ribosomal eL32 domain-containing protein, whose product MCKRLQGVKSGEKSKGRGTEAWEKTMAASVPHPKIVKKYTKKFKRHHSDRYDRVAENWRKQKGIDSCVRRRFRGTIPQPNIGYGSNKKTKFMTPSGHKVFLVKNIGDLDVLLLHTKTYAAEIASNISAKNRIEIVAKAKKFGVKVTNPKGRVSIEA is encoded by the exons ATGTGCAAGAGACTTCAAGGCGTCAAGTCGGGAGAGAAGAGCAAGGGAAGGGGGACGGAAGCGTGGGAAAAGACCA TGGCCGCTTCAGTACCACACCCAAAGATCGTCAAGAAATACACCAAGAAGTTCAAGAGACACCACTCCGACAGATACGACAGAGTCGCCGAGAACTGgagaaagcaaaaaggtATCGACTCATGTGTCCGTAGAAGATTCAGAGGCACCATCCCACAGCCAAACATTGGTTACGGTTCCAACAAAAAGACCAAGTTCATGACCCCTTCGGGACACAAGGTCTTTTTAGTCAAGAACATTGGTGACTTGGAcgtcttgttgttgcacaCAAAGACTTATGCTGCTGAAATCGCTAGCAACATTAGTGCTAAGAACAgaattgaaattgttgcCAAGGCTAAGAAGTTTGGTGTCAAGGTTACTAATCCTAAGGGAAGAGTCTCTATTGAAGCCTAA